In Fundulus heteroclitus isolate FHET01 chromosome 8, MU-UCD_Fhet_4.1, whole genome shotgun sequence, a genomic segment contains:
- the LOC118563942 gene encoding parkin coregulated gene protein homolog, with translation MSRTKGKAKPDGFTVKAFMKNSVVEGPPSTGVFHPLSSKPTTFRTYYERRELPIAVDYNSRGKNIAWKVDIEKLDYQYYLPLLFHGLCETEYPYEFLARQGIHDMLTRGGPKILPVVPKLIIPIRNAMNTKNHQVMCTTLRIVQHLVASADGVGVALVPYLKRILPVFNLFKNKKRNLGDAIESRRQRESIGDLIEETLQTLEHYGGPDAFKQIKSMIPTYSPA, from the coding sequence ATGTCAAGAAccaaaggcaaggcaaaacCGGACGGTTTCACCGTCAAGGCCTTCATGAAGAACTCCGTGGTTGAGGGTCCTCCGTCGACAGGGGTGTTTCACCCACTGTCGTCCAAACCCACCACCTTCCGGACTTACTACGAGCGCAGGGAGCTCCCGATCGCCGTGGACTACAACAGCAGAGGCAAGAACATCGCGTGGAAGGTGGACATCGAGAAACTGGACTACCAGTACTACCTGCCGCTGCTCTTCCACGGCCTCTGCGAGACCGAATACCCTTACGAGTTCCTCGCGCGGCAGGGGATCCACGACATGCTGACGCGCGGAGGCCCCAAGATCCTCCCCGTCGTGCCCAAGCTCATCATCCCCATCCGGAATGCCATGAACACCAAAAACCACCAGGTGATGTGCACCACCCTGCGGATCGTGCAGCACCTGGTGGCGTCCGCGGACGGCGTCGGTGTGGCGCTGGTGCCTTACTTAAAGCGGATCCTGCCCGTGTTCAACCTCttcaagaacaagaagagaaaccTGGGAGATGCCATCGAGAGCCGGCGGCAGAGAGAGAGCATCGGCGATCTGATTGAGGAGACCCTGCAGACCCTGGAGCACTACGGTGGCCCGGACGCCTTCAAACAAATCAAATCTATGATACCCACCTATAGTCCTGCGTGA